The nucleotide sequence AAAATACGCATCTTCAATTAAACGGCGGTATTCGCGAACTTTTTCTGTGCCTTGTTTCATGGCGATTGCTACCGCAGCAGGATCATCAATAATCAGCTGGTAACGCTTTTGTGCCTCTGGCCCCAGGGTATCGCCAATAAACTGGTCGATATCATTTAAATATTCACGTGATTGTTCTGGCCCGGTAATCACCAGTGGAAAAGGAATCGTTTGATTAGCTGGGTGAGATAAAACACCCAATAAATACAGAATCTCTTCGGCTGTGCCCGGGCCACCCGGAAAAATCACAATGCCGTGTGCTAAACGCACAAAGGCTTCCAGACGTTTTTCAATATCCGGCAAAATGACCAGTTCATTCACAATCGGATTGGGGGCTTCGGTGGCAATAATACCGGGTTCGGTAATGCCGATATAACGGCCGTCACAAAGATGTTGTTTAGCATGGCCAATGGTGGCGCCTTTCATGGGGCCTTTCATCGCGCCAGGGCCACAGCCGGTGCCGATATCCAAACCTCTAAGGCCTAATTGGTAACCCACATCTTTGGTGTACTGGTACTCGTGACGGGGAATGGAGTGGCCGCCCCAGCAGATGATCAGGTTGGATACGCTCTCTGGTTTCAGTGCATCGGCATTGCGTAACAGATGAAAGATGGCATTGGTGATATCTTCGCCATTGTTCAGGTCAAAGCGATGAGCATCAATAATGGAGTCTTGTGCGTATAACACATCTCTGAGCACGGCAAATAGCTGCTCGCGTACCCCGCGAATAATCTCGTCATCAACAAAGGCACTGTCTGGCGGTGACGTCAGTTTTAACACGATGCCACGCTCTTCCTGAGTGACTTCGATATTGAAGTCGCGGAATTCATTTTCCAGGTCGAGATAATCATCATTCTGACTCCCGGCACTGAGAACGGCATAACAGCAGCGACGGACGAGCTCATGAGTTGGGCCAGAAAAGTTTTTTAATTGCTGAATTTCGTAACGAGAAAGGACGCGAAGGTGTGTTTTGGGATGAATCACTTCGATATTACGTGTCATAACAATTCCTTTTTAAGCCCACAGTTCCATTGGGCCGTAATGGCTTAATACACGCAGAATATCCGTGCGTGTGATGATACCGGTCAACAGGTTTTGTTCGTCAACAACCGGTAGAGCGCCAATGCGGTATTCCAGCAATGTTCGGGCACATTGACGGATATCTGCGTATTCTCCGATACACAAAACCGGGCGGCTGGCTAGTGTCAGAACACTGTCGTTCCAGGCAATGGAGGCTGATAATGATTGGTTTAATAAGTCACGGTCTGACAGCATGGCGCAGACAATCAGGTCTTCAGACACAACCGGAATATGATGAAATCCCGTGTTCTGCATGATTTCCCAGGCCTGACGTAGCGGTGCATCGCTATATATATACTGCACCTTGCGTTGCATGATATCGGCGACATACGCCACTGCCTGAGGCTGGTGCTGATGTTCACCCAGCGTTGCGTAAGATTCCTGTTGAGCATAGGCCTCGGTCGCGTGATTAACAGCCGAGGTGGCAGAACTGGCATGAATTGGGTTGATGCGAAACCGCTCCGGAGTCATGGGGGTTTCCACCCTGCGACCCATATCGAACACAATCAGAGACATACTCAGCTCCTGCAACCTTAATGTTGTTATCTTAGGGCTGATTGTGGTGAATAACAAAATCTAACGTCAAAAGCTGATCAAAAGGTTATTATTCTTACTGCTCATACCGGTATTCTGAGAAAACAGGTATGGTGCGTGATTACTTTTGTCAGTGCTTTTATAGCCTATTAAAACGTTCAGACTATTTGGATCCTTATGGAACGCGTATACCGTTTAACTATTTCATGCCCAGACCGTGTTGGGATTGTTGCTAAAGTTGGCCAGTTTTTTTCAGCGCATGGCGGCTGGATTGTGGAAGCGAATCATTATTCTGACCCGGTTAGCGGACGTTTTTTTATGCGTCACTGTATTCGTGCAGATTCATTGCCGTTCAACCTTGAACAGTTAAAAGCGGAATTTGCACCGATTGCCGACGAATTTGAGATGGACTGGCAGGTGAATGATTCAGGCCAGCCGAAAAAAGTAATTCTGATGGCGAGTAAAGAAAGCCATTGTCTGGTGGACTTATTACACCGCTGGCACAGCAAAGAGCTGCAGTGCGATATTCCGTGTGTCATTTCCAACCATGATGATTTACGTTCGATGGTGGAGTGGCATGGTATTCCGTTTTTCCATGTGCCAGTGGATAAAAATAACAAAGCGGAGCACTTTGCCCGGGTAAACGCCATTGTTGAAGAGCATCATGCCGATACCATTGTGTTGGCTCGTTATATGCAGATTATTCCGCCTGAGTTGTGTGAACGTTATGCCGGTCAGGTGATTAATATTCACCACAGCTTCTTACCGTCGTTTGTTGGTGCTAAGCCGTATCATCAGGCGGCTGAGCGAGGAGTGAAGCTGATTGGTGCGACCTGCCATTATGTAACTCAAGAGCTGGATGCCGGGCCTATCATTGATCAGGATGTGATGCGCATCAGCCACACGAATACCGTTGAAGATATGGTTCGCCTGGGTAAAGACGTTGAGAAAATGGTGTTGGCGCGTGGTGTGCGAAGTCATCTGGAAGATCGGGTGTTGCTGCATGGCAATAAAACCATTGTGTTCTGATTTTTCTACTGAGCACTCAACCACGACAGTATTTTCAGCCACACCTGACTTAAGGAGCATCCCTGCACCCTGAGTCAGTCACGCCGCGTCCTGCGGCTGCTCTTGAAAACACGACCGTGTTTGTTGCTTAGTCACTTATTGGTGACATAAAAAACGGGCGCTACCTGAGTAGCGCCCGTTTTTTATAAGAGCAAAGAACTCTACTTACAGCAGTTCGATTGTGATAGCAGTTGCTTCACCACCACCGATACACAGAGCAGCCAGACCTTTGGTACCGCCGGTGTTTTTCAGGGCGTTCATCAGGGTCACGATTAAACGAGAACCAGTAGAACCAACTGGGTGACCTTGAGCACAAGCACCGCCGTAGATGTTTACTTTTTCTGCGTCTAAGCCCAGCTCGTCGATTGGCATCATTGCAACCATGGCAAATGCTTCGTTGATCTCGAAGATATCAACGTCGTCTTTCGTCCAGCCAGATTTTTCCAGAACACGCTCAATAGCGCCAACCGGAGCCATGGTGAACTCAGATGGGTGTTGAGACTGAGTGCTGTGAGCAACAATGCGAGCAACCGGCTTAACACCTTTGGCTTCTGCCGCGCTTTCACTCATCAGAACCAGTGCAGAGGCACCGTCAGAGATAGAAGAAGCGTTCGCTGCGGTTACCGTACCGTCTTTAGCGAAAGCCGGGCGCAGTGTTGGGATTTTTTCGATGTTAGCGTTGAAAGGCTGCTCATCGTTATCAACAACGGTTTCGCCTTTACGGGTTTTAACCGTAACGGGAACGATTTCAGCAGTGTTCAGGCCTTCCTCGATGGCTTTCTTTGCGCGAGTCAGAGAGCGGATGGCGTATTCATCCATTTGCTCACGGGTGTAGCCTTTTTTGTCAGCCACTTCCTGAGCGAAAGCGCCCATCAGTTTGCCGGTTTCAGCGTCTTGTAAACCATCCAGGAACATATGATCCTGAGGTGCCTGGCCTGCACCCATGCGGAAGCCAGTACGCGCGCCTTCCAATACGTAAGGAGCGTTAGACATTGATTCCATACCGCCTGCAACAGCAATCTCTACAGAACCTGCTTTGATCATGTCATGTGCAAACATCGTTGCACGCATACCAGAGCCACACAATTTGTTGATGGTGGTTGCTGCTGTGGCGTCTGGTAAGCCAGCTTTACGCATTGCCTGACGGGCTGGGCCTTGTTTCATGCCTGCAGGTAATACGCAGCCCATGGTGACATCTTCAACATCTTCTTTGTTGATACCAGCGCGTTGAATGGCTTCTTCAATAGCAATAGCACCCAGATCAACAGCAGGAACACTGCTCAGGCTTCCCATAAAACCACCCATTGGTGTGCGAGCACCGCTGGCAATCACAACAGAATCTTGTTTCGACATGCGTTTTTCTCCTGATATCGGTATCAAAATTTGCCCGACATCTTAGATGAAGGTCGAATAAATTCACAGCCTGTTAGTGGCCAGACTGACAATCCTGAGGACAGGCACTTGTGAAATAAAAGATACAAACTGTAAAGGCGAAGTGTTTACTAACCACGACTCCCTCACTGTTTCAGGAATAAATCATTGCGAGGGCTGGTTCTCTGATGAAAATCAGGCACAATGCTGTTACGAACGGATACAAAAGATAGGGTGTTATTCTGCCGAATCATACTTTCGAGTGATGAGGGGGAGTAGGGGCCAGATTATAGTCATCCCATAACTTCCGGATGGATTTAGGTTCGGAAGGTTCTAATAAAAATAAACGGGTAACAATTATGGTTAAGAAAGCATTTCTCAACCGTCCAGAAAATCACTTCTTACAGGTTAACTGTGCAGTTGTGATGAATGCTTTTTTCCAAAAGTTGACTCTTTATTCTTAAGCGCCCTTTAAGTCACTGCTCTGCACTGACTGATCGTTTGGCAGCTGAATAACGAGGGAAAGTAAATGAAGAAAATAACAAAGAAAGGTTTACGCTCTATGAAGAAATTGCCTTTGGCACTGGCTGTGTCAGCTCTTTCGGTTTCAACCGCGCAAGCGGTGGAATTTAATTTCGGCGATATCACCGCACAGTGGGACAACACGGTCAGTTATGGTGTCGGCTGGCGTGTTGAAGACCGCGACGAAGGTCAGATTATGGCCGGAAACGGTGCCGCGGTTGGTGAAACAACTTCTGGCTCTTCATACAATTACGACGATGGAACCTTAAATTACGATAAGGGTGATATTTACACTAATGTGGTGAAATGGAGCTCAGATCTGGAAATCAGTTATCAAAACTACGGTGGTTTCTTCCGTGCTCGTGCTTATTATGACACGGCAATTATGGATGAAGATCCAGAGTTCAAAGCCTATAACGACGATACCAAAGAACGTGCGGGTGCTGATGTTGAATTATTAGATGCATACTTGTGGGCGGATTATTACATTGGTGATACTCCGGTCAGCTTCCGGGTTGGTCGTCAGGTGGTGAGCTGGGGTGAATCGACCTTTATTCAAGGTGGTATTAACAGCATCAACCCGGTTGACGCATCAGCATTCCGTAAGCCTGGTGCTGAAGTAAAAGAAGGCCTGTTGCCTGTCAATATGCTTTATACCTCTATTGGCCTGACAGCTGACGTTACGTTAGAAGCCTTTTATCAGCTCGAGTGGGAAAAAACCCGTATTGACCCTTGTGGCACTTTCTTCTCAACCGTTGATTTCGTCGCGGATGGTTGTGGCCCTGTTGTGCTTGGTGGCACTGAAGCAGAGCAGGTTTATATTGCTCTTCGTGAGCAAGAGATTGCTGACGGTACACCGCGGAGTCAACAGACAAGCCCAATCACTGATCGCTTGAGTGATGATGAACCAAAAGATTCTGGGCAATACGGTCTAGCGCTGCGTTGGTATTCTGAAGCACTGGGTGATACCGAGTTTGGTTTTTACCACATGAATATCCACAGTCGCTTACCTTATATTAATGGTGCGGTGACTAACTACGATACTCTGGGGCTGGTAACAGGCACACGTGGCGGTCAAGTTAACCAAGATGCAACGTATGATACTTTCAGACCGTTGTATCAAATTGCTTACCCAGAAGATTTACAAATCTCTGGTGTTTCGTTTGCCACCAGTACAGAAGGTGGAGCGTCGATTTCCGGTGAAATCAGCTACAAGCCAGACTCTCCGGTTCAATGGAATGCGTTTGAAGTTCTGTTAGCGGGTAATGGTGCGCCATGGAGTCGTTTATACCAGCAGCGTGCTGCAGAAGTTGGTGGTAATGAAGCTTCTTTATTTGGTGAAGTAGCGCAAGGCTATGATGAGTTGGATATCTGGCAAGCTCAGATGACGTTTATCAAGTTCTATGATCAGGTATTAGGTGCTGACCGTATCTCATTGGTATCTGAAATTGGCATGACCTATGTGGATGACTTACCGGATAGTGATGATGCTCGTTATGGTCGCTCAGGTGCTTACGGTATTGGTAATAACGAAGGTGTTTTCTTCTTTGAAGATGGGCTGCTGGGCAGTGTCTTCCCTGCAGATAAGGATTACTGTACTGCAGATGAAATTGTTAGTGACACACCTAATACAACCAAAAATGCCAATACCTCCTACTGTAATGACGAAGGTTATGTAAACGAGCTGTCTGGTGGTATTCGTGTTCGTGCGACCATGGACTTTAACAATGCCTTTGCAGGTATCAACGTATCGCCTCGTGTATCGCTTGCTTATGACCAGGGCAATGGCCCAGAGCCAGGCTCACAATTTATCGATGATCGTCTGACAACAGCTCTGTCGGTATCGTTTGTGTATCAGAACCGCACTTCGGTTGATATTGGTTACACCAACTTCAGTGGTGGTGACTACAACGTCCTGAAAGATCGCGACAACGTTACCTTATCTGCTAAATATTCATTCTAAATAAGAAAAACAGGAATTTGAGGTTTAACAACCATGTTAAAACAACAGTATAAAACCTTAGGCAGCGCAATTGCGCTGTCCCTGATGGTTACTGCAGCTAACGCAGCTGTTACTCCGGAAAAAGCGGCGGAATTGGGTAAATCTCTGACACCTATGGGTGCTGAGATGGCTGGTAATGGTGGAGACATTCCTGCATGGACAGGTGGTATCACCGAATTTCCGGCTGGTTTCACCCAGGGGGATGATCGCCTGGTTGATCCGTTCCCGAATGATAAGCCTAAGTTTGAAATAACCGCGGCGAATTACAAAGAATATGCTGACAAGTTGACCGATGGTCAGAAGGCGATGTTTGAAAAGTATCCGGAAACCTATCGTATGCCGGTGTACGAAACGCGTCGTTCATCGGGCTACCCGGATAAAATCTACGAAGTAAATAAAAAGAATGCGGTTGAGACCAGTTTGATTGCCGGTGGTAATGGCATGGAAAACTACGTGGAAGGTGTGGCTTTCCCAATTCCTTCTACCGGCCTGGAAGTCATCTGGAACCACATCGTGCGTTACCGTGGTGGCTCGGTGACTCGTATCGCGGGTCAGGCGACACCACAGGCAAATGGTGATTATCAGCTGGTTCGTTTTAAGGATGAGTTTACTTTCCGCAATAAACTGAAAGACTTTGATCCATCAAAAGACAGCAACGTTTTGTTCTACTTCAAACAGGATGTTGTTTCTCCGGCACGTCTGGCAGGTAACGTACTGTTGGTTCACGAAACACTGGACCAAGTAAAAGAACCACGTAAAGCCTGGGTTTACAATGCCGGTCAGCGTCGTGTTCGTCGTGCTCCTCAGGTCGCTTACGATGGCCCGGGTACAGCATCTGATGGCATGCGTACTTCCGATAACTTCGATATGTACAATGGTGCACCGGATCGTTACGACTGGAAACTGATAGGCAAGCAAGAATTGTATATCCCATACAATGCTTACAAGCTGAACAGTGAAAACGTTAAATATGATGAGATCATTCAGGCTGGTCATATTAATCAGGACCTGACTCGTTATGAATTACACCGTGTGTGGAAAGTTGAAGCGACCCTGAAAGATGGCAAGCGTCACATCTATGGCAAGCGTGTATTCTATATTGATGAAGATACCTGGCAGGCATCAGCTATTGATCACTTCGATGGTCGTGGTGAGCTGTGGCGTGTGGCAGAAGCACATAACCTGATGTTCTACGATGCGAAAGTACCTTGGTACGCTGTTGAAACTCTGTATGATCTAAACTCTGGTCGTTATTTAGTTATGGGTCTGGATAACGAAGAAGACAGCTCTTATAAATTTGGTTTCGAGCGTAATTCGAAAGACTATACCCCAGCTGCATTACGTCGCTCAGGTCGTCGTTAACAGACTGGTTGATGAAACAAAAAAACGGATGCCTCGGCATCCGTTTTTTTATGGGGGCTAGGGTACCTCTGAATTATTCGGAGGTGCCCTAGTTTTTCTTAGGCTATTCAGAAGTGGATAACGCCACCTAACTGATACACGGTTGTTGCATCTTTGTTGATGTATTCCGCGCGCATAGAAAAGTGTGGTGTTAACTGAAAAGCGCCGCCAGCTCCAAGGAATAATCCATCATCATCACCAAAGTCCAGACCTAAACGTGCCAGAACAGACAAACGAGGGTCAATTTCTGGCAGAGTTTTCTGCAACAAGCCCGATACCCACAGACCATTAATATCTTCGTTATCAAAAAAGTCATCCGTTTGGCTGTAGCCGACTTCCAGATAAGTATTGATCTGATCCATATCGTTATCGAATTCATAACCCGCGAACAAGCCAACGCCATTGGCATCCAGATCACGGCCACCAAAAGGTGAGTCGATTACATTATGGGTCAAATTGGCACCAACATAGAGTTTGCTGATATCCAAAGATGGTTGTTCTGCGTGTAGGCAAGTCGTGGTCAGTAACAAGCTGACGCATAATATTTTTTTCATTGTAATCTCCTCAACAATTAAAGTTTGGCAGTTGTAACGCAGGTTCTCTGAGTGCCGCGAGTTGTTCTCGTAACGATAAGGTATGTTGCGACCAGAACTGATGGCTGGTTAGCCACGGGAATGCTTCAGGGAACGCCGGGTCATTCCAGCGCAG is from Bacterioplanoides sp. SCSIO 12839 and encodes:
- a CDS encoding HPP family protein; its protein translation is MSLIVFDMGRRVETPMTPERFRINPIHASSATSAVNHATEAYAQQESYATLGEHQHQPQAVAYVADIMQRKVQYIYSDAPLRQAWEIMQNTGFHHIPVVSEDLIVCAMLSDRDLLNQSLSASIAWNDSVLTLASRPVLCIGEYADIRQCARTLLEYRIGALPVVDEQNLLTGIITRTDILRVLSHYGPMELWA
- the ppnN gene encoding nucleotide 5'-monophosphate nucleosidase PpnN, which translates into the protein MTRNIEVIHPKTHLRVLSRYEIQQLKNFSGPTHELVRRCCYAVLSAGSQNDDYLDLENEFRDFNIEVTQEERGIVLKLTSPPDSAFVDDEIIRGVREQLFAVLRDVLYAQDSIIDAHRFDLNNGEDITNAIFHLLRNADALKPESVSNLIICWGGHSIPRHEYQYTKDVGYQLGLRGLDIGTGCGPGAMKGPMKGATIGHAKQHLCDGRYIGITEPGIIATEAPNPIVNELVILPDIEKRLEAFVRLAHGIVIFPGGPGTAEEILYLLGVLSHPANQTIPFPLVITGPEQSREYLNDIDQFIGDTLGPEAQKRYQLIIDDPAAVAIAMKQGTEKVREYRRLIEDAYFYNWSLTIAEKFQTPFDPTHDNMAAIELSYDLPQHQLAANLRQVFSGIVAGNVKATGIKRVEKYGPYKIHGDPKILKGMDKLLSAMVHHGRMKIQGEYTPCYEVVI
- a CDS encoding DUF1329 domain-containing protein, which translates into the protein MLKQQYKTLGSAIALSLMVTAANAAVTPEKAAELGKSLTPMGAEMAGNGGDIPAWTGGITEFPAGFTQGDDRLVDPFPNDKPKFEITAANYKEYADKLTDGQKAMFEKYPETYRMPVYETRRSSGYPDKIYEVNKKNAVETSLIAGGNGMENYVEGVAFPIPSTGLEVIWNHIVRYRGGSVTRIAGQATPQANGDYQLVRFKDEFTFRNKLKDFDPSKDSNVLFYFKQDVVSPARLAGNVLLVHETLDQVKEPRKAWVYNAGQRRVRRAPQVAYDGPGTASDGMRTSDNFDMYNGAPDRYDWKLIGKQELYIPYNAYKLNSENVKYDEIIQAGHINQDLTRYELHRVWKVEATLKDGKRHIYGKRVFYIDEDTWQASAIDHFDGRGELWRVAEAHNLMFYDAKVPWYAVETLYDLNSGRYLVMGLDNEEDSSYKFGFERNSKDYTPAALRRSGRR
- a CDS encoding thiolase family protein; protein product: MSKQDSVVIASGARTPMGGFMGSLSSVPAVDLGAIAIEEAIQRAGINKEDVEDVTMGCVLPAGMKQGPARQAMRKAGLPDATAATTINKLCGSGMRATMFAHDMIKAGSVEIAVAGGMESMSNAPYVLEGARTGFRMGAGQAPQDHMFLDGLQDAETGKLMGAFAQEVADKKGYTREQMDEYAIRSLTRAKKAIEEGLNTAEIVPVTVKTRKGETVVDNDEQPFNANIEKIPTLRPAFAKDGTVTAANASSISDGASALVLMSESAAEAKGVKPVARIVAHSTQSQHPSEFTMAPVGAIERVLEKSGWTKDDVDIFEINEAFAMVAMMPIDELGLDAEKVNIYGGACAQGHPVGSTGSRLIVTLMNALKNTGGTKGLAALCIGGGEATAITIELL
- a CDS encoding outer membrane beta-barrel protein, with the translated sequence MKKILCVSLLLTTTCLHAEQPSLDISKLYVGANLTHNVIDSPFGGRDLDANGVGLFAGYEFDNDMDQINTYLEVGYSQTDDFFDNEDINGLWVSGLLQKTLPEIDPRLSVLARLGLDFGDDDGLFLGAGGAFQLTPHFSMRAEYINKDATTVYQLGGVIHF
- a CDS encoding DUF1302 domain-containing protein; this encodes MKKITKKGLRSMKKLPLALAVSALSVSTAQAVEFNFGDITAQWDNTVSYGVGWRVEDRDEGQIMAGNGAAVGETTSGSSYNYDDGTLNYDKGDIYTNVVKWSSDLEISYQNYGGFFRARAYYDTAIMDEDPEFKAYNDDTKERAGADVELLDAYLWADYYIGDTPVSFRVGRQVVSWGESTFIQGGINSINPVDASAFRKPGAEVKEGLLPVNMLYTSIGLTADVTLEAFYQLEWEKTRIDPCGTFFSTVDFVADGCGPVVLGGTEAEQVYIALREQEIADGTPRSQQTSPITDRLSDDEPKDSGQYGLALRWYSEALGDTEFGFYHMNIHSRLPYINGAVTNYDTLGLVTGTRGGQVNQDATYDTFRPLYQIAYPEDLQISGVSFATSTEGGASISGEISYKPDSPVQWNAFEVLLAGNGAPWSRLYQQRAAEVGGNEASLFGEVAQGYDELDIWQAQMTFIKFYDQVLGADRISLVSEIGMTYVDDLPDSDDARYGRSGAYGIGNNEGVFFFEDGLLGSVFPADKDYCTADEIVSDTPNTTKNANTSYCNDEGYVNELSGGIRVRATMDFNNAFAGINVSPRVSLAYDQGNGPEPGSQFIDDRLTTALSVSFVYQNRTSVDIGYTNFSGGDYNVLKDRDNVTLSAKYSF
- the purU gene encoding formyltetrahydrofolate deformylase; this encodes MERVYRLTISCPDRVGIVAKVGQFFSAHGGWIVEANHYSDPVSGRFFMRHCIRADSLPFNLEQLKAEFAPIADEFEMDWQVNDSGQPKKVILMASKESHCLVDLLHRWHSKELQCDIPCVISNHDDLRSMVEWHGIPFFHVPVDKNNKAEHFARVNAIVEEHHADTIVLARYMQIIPPELCERYAGQVINIHHSFLPSFVGAKPYHQAAERGVKLIGATCHYVTQELDAGPIIDQDVMRISHTNTVEDMVRLGKDVEKMVLARGVRSHLEDRVLLHGNKTIVF